Part of the Bacillus sp. THAF10 genome is shown below.
CGATGAAGCTCTCCTTCTTCCACGATGACAGTGTGGAGGTTTTGACCATTTGGAGCCTTTTGCACATCCTTCACAAACCCTCGTCCACTTTCGGTAGCTAGGTATCCATGATCAGCCACCTGTCCGCCGCTTTCGGCATAAAATGGAGTTTCTGACAAAATAATTTGTACTTCCTCACCAGCACCAGCCGTATCTACAAGCTCGCCATTTTTCACGATAACAGAAAGCGTTGACTCTACCGTCAATTGATTATAACCTACAAAGCTGCTTTCAGAGCGAATTTCGCCAAGCACACCAGACTGAATCTGCATGGAACTAGAATCCTGACGAGCAGCGCGGGCACGCTCGCGTTGCATTTCCATTTCCTTTTCAAAGCCAGGGTGATCGAGAGTCATGCCATCCTCTTCCACATATTCTTCTGTTAATTCAACTGGGAACCCGTACGTGTCATAAAGACGGAACACATCTGATCCTGAAATAACGGTCCTTCCTTCTTCTTTTGCTTTAGAGATCACAGTTGATAGAATCGCAAGCCCCTCATTTAACGTCTCATGGAAGCGCTCTTCTTCCGTTTTCACCACTCGCTGGATGAACTCTTGCTTTTCTTTTACCTCTGGGTAGAAATCGACCATGATTTCCGCCACAACAGGCACAAGCTCAAACATAAATGGACGGTTGATTCCAAGTTGCTTTGCATACCGAACAGCTCTTCTTAACAGGCGGCGAAGCACATAGCCACGCCCTTCGTTTGATGGAAGCGCTCCGTCTCCCACCGCAAAAGTTACCGTACGAATATGGTCTGCGATTACTTTAAACGCTACATCCTTTTCATGGTCCTTACGGTATTTCTCTCCTGATACACTTTCTGTCGCTTCAATAATTGGGATAAACAAATCCGTATCAAAGTTTGTTGGAACATCCTGAATAACAGAAACCATTCGCTCAAGTCCCATACCTGTATCAATGTTCTTCTTTGGTAGTGGGGTATAGGTATGATCAGGGTTATGATTGAACTCTGAAAATACAAGGTTCCAAATTTCTAAGTAACGCTCATTTTCCCCTCCTGGATAAAGTTCAGGATCATTTGCATCGTTACCATAGCTTTCTCCACGGTCATAGAAAATTTCAGTGTTTGGACCACTCGGGCCTTCCCCAATATCCCAGAAGTTCCCTTCCAAGCGGATAATCCGTTCAGCTGGCACTCCTATAACTTCATTCCAGTATTTGTATGCTTCTTCGTCTTCTGGATGAATGGTAACAGATAGTTTTTCCTCATCAAAGCCAATCCATTGGTCGCTAGTAAGAAACTCCCAAGCCCAGTCAATAGCTTCTTTTTTGAAATATTCCCCGATGGAAAAATTTCCGAGCATTTCAAAAAATGTATGATGACGCGCAGTTTTTCCTACGTTTTCAATATCGTTCGTCCGAATCGATTTTTGCGCATTACAAATGCGTGGATTTGGTGGAATCACACGTCCATCAAAGTATTTTTTTAAGGTTGCCACTCCACTATTGATCCACAGTAGGGATGGATCTTCGTGTGGTACTAGGGATGCACTTGGCTCGACTGCGTGTCCTTTTTCTTTAAAGAAATCTAAAAACATTTGGCGAACTTCAGCAGATGTTAACTTTTTCATTTTGATTACCTCCTTATTTAAACATAAAAAACTCCCGTCCCTATAAAACAGGGACGAGAGTGTTCTCGCGGTACCACCCTGATTATGACTAAAAATAGCCATCTCTCAGACTGCGTTTAACGGGGCAAGCCGGCAACATTTTACGCTGCACTCTGGATTAGCTTTCCGTTACCCTTCATTTTAGAGTTCTTTCAGCCTCGGAACTCCTCTCTACGTGAGCAAATCTTGCTCCCAAAAAATGGTCTGTAACGTACTTTGATCCTTCTTTGAATTACTTGTATGTAGCTTTTATGTTTCGATTATATGCAAGAGAATGTGGAATGTCAATGCTTGATAAAATGTGCACTTACATGGGTTAAGGTAACCTTTAAGATAGCAAATACCGGAACTGCTAAGATTAACCCAACTACACCAGCCACTTCCCCACCAATTAACAGTGCTAAAATGATAAACACCGGATGAATATGCAGGCTTTTTCCTACAATCAACGGAGATAATATGTTTCCCTCCACAAATTGCAGGCCAAAAATAATGACAACGACAATGATCACCATCTTAAATGACATTGTTAACGCAATAATGACGGCTGGAAACGCACCAATAATGGGACCAAAATACGGGATAACATTGGTAATTCCAATAATGACCCCAAGGACAAGGGCATACTTCATACCACTGATCCATAGGCTCGCTGATGCTAAAACACCTATAAGCAAACATACGGTAAGCTGTCCTCTGATATAGCTTCCTAGGGAGAGATCCACATCTTTTAAGAATGCAATTCCACCTTCACGCCATTTACGGGGAGTAAGATACCAGATGGTTTTTTTCACCTGATCATAATCCTTTAACAAATAAAAAACTATGAAAGGAATGACAATAAGGATGAAAAAGGAATTTAAGATTCCCTTTAGCCCTTTAACAATCTTTGTCATTAAATTTGAGAGCATCGCTTCAAATTCATTAAACGTTTGGTCCACTTTCGTATGAACCCCATCAGGCCAGGTTGCAGTGGATTTATGAATCTGTTTAATCCAGGTACTATATGTTTCAGCATATTGAGGGAAATTATCAGAAAGCTCCCGGAACTGTTTAATAATAACGGGGATTCCATGATAGAGGCCAAGGCCAAGGCTACCAAAAAACAACAAATATATGACCAAAATAGCTACAGGTCTTGGAACTCCACGGTTATGTGTTTTCTCCACAACCGGATGCAACAAATAGGTGATAAAAATACTAATAAAAAACGGAATACTAATAACAAAAACAACCCGAAGTATTGGTTGCCATAAGGGACTTAATTTCATAAACACATATAAAATTATCATAACGAGTAGAAGTGTACCTAGCCGTAACAGCCATTTCTTCTGTTTTTCCAAGAGAAACGCCTCCTACTCGTTATTTTCTATTTAGTTCTGCTTAAATATACGAACTTTTATTTCAGTTGTGATAGGGCCTCTCCTACTGTTTGGATCATAAACTGAAGGTCATCATCCGTTATCGTAAGTGGTGGAGAAAGTGTTAGAACATTATTATAACCGGCCACTGTCGCTCCGTTTTTCCCAATAAGTAGCCCCTTCTTTTTGCAGTAGCCAATCACTTCATTGGTTTTGCCTATTTCTATTGGCTCTTTTGTAGCTTTATCCTTTACCAGCTCTATTCCTATTAAGAGTCCTTTTCCTCTGACATCGCCAACATTTGGATGATTGGAAAGTCGTGATTTTAACTCACTTAATAGGATGGCGCCTTTTTCTGCTGAACGTTCCATCAATCTTTCTGACTCTAAAATCTCTAAGTTTTTCAAGGCAAGGGCACACGCGGCAGGACTACCTCCGAACGTGTTTACATGGCGGAGATAATCATATTCTTGGCTACCTTTGAACTGCTCATAAATCTCTTTTTTGACCGCCGTTGCAGACAAAGGCAAATAGGCACTAGTGATTCCTTTGGCCATTGTAATAATATCAGGCTGGACACCATAATTCATGAAACCAAATTTTTTCCCTGTTCTGCCGAAGCCACAAATCACTTCATCTACTATTAATAGCGCTCCATGCTTTTTGCATATATCATGGACATCACGCATGTAGGTCTCTGGCGGAGTCAAGATTCCACCCCCTGTGATGATGGGCTCCATAATCATGGCAGCAATCGTTTCACTTAACTCCCAGGTCATTACCTGATCCACATCTGTCACACAACGCATTTTCATCGTATTCTCAAGATGACCATCCTCCATCCTGTACGTATCAGGTGGTGGAATATGCACAAACCCTGGTGCTAGCGGCTCATACTTATACTTTCGCTGAGCTTGACCTGTAGCAGCTAGAGAACCCATGGTATTGCCATGATAGGAGCGATATCTGGAGACAATTTTATATCGGTCCGATTCTCCTTTTTGAGCATGATATTGTCTGGCAATTTTAAAGGCGGTTTCATTTGCTTCTGAACCGCTATTGGAAAAGAAAATAACATAATCATCCTCAAGCCATTCATTAAGTTTTTCAGCAAGCTTTATAGCAGGCACATGACTTTGGGTGAGTGGAAAATAAGCTAGCTCTTTTAACTGTTCATATGCGGCTTCTGCAAGCTCTGTTCTTCCGTATCCTGCGTTTACACACCATAATCCTGCCATGCCGTCCAAGTATTGCTTGCCATCGATATCTGTTATCCAAGCTCCCTTTGCCTCTTTTATCACCATCGTTGCATCTGGCGTATATGGCTTCATAGAATGCCAAACAAAGCGGTCATCCTGAGCAAGTAAATTTTCCGTTTGATTTATCTTTCCCATTTCACTTCTCCCCTTTTCAAGGAGGGTCCCCCCCTTTGAAGATATGAAAATCTAAAAATCAAATCGTGATGTGATCACTTTTTTGCGGGTGTAGAAATTGACACCATCCTTCCCATTCACATGCAGGTCGCCATAGAAAGAATCCTTCCAGCCGGAAAATGGAAAAAATGCCATTGTCGCAGGAACCCCAACATTAACTCCAATCATTCCTGCGTCTGCTTCTTCCCGGAATTGTCGGACTGCCTTGGCATCTTTTGTATAAATGGTAGCTCCGTTGCCAAACCGGGACTTTTCAATATGTGAGAGGGCTTCATCCAAGTCTTTTGCTCGCAGAAGGCTTAATACAGGTGCAAAGATTTCTTCTTTGGCAATCGTCATCTCTGGCGTAACATGATCAAAAATTGTCGGACCTAGGAAATTGCCTTCCGAATGTTCCTCCATCTCTTTTCTTCCGTCTCGAATTAATGATGCCCCTTCTGAAATTCCTTGGGTGATAAACCCAAGCACTTTTTCTCTGTGAGAGTCTCTAATAACAGCCGTCAACAACACATCTTCATCCATTCCATTTCCGATCGAAAGTTCATTTGCCTTTGCTTTTAATTCCTCGACAAACTTCTCGTTAGTTCCCACCACCACAACAGCACTGCAGGCCATACAACGCTGCCCAGCACTTCCGAACGCAGAGGTAAGAATATGTTGCGCTGCTTTTTCCACATTGGCATCTGGCATCACCACATGATGATTTTTCGCTCCTGATAAAGCTTGCACACGCTTGCCATTTTTTGCTGCTGTTTCATAAACATACTTGGCTACTGGTTGTGAGCCGACAAAAGAAATAGCTTTCACAGCGCCATGATCTAATAACCCATTTACTACATCATGTGCCCCGTGCACGATATTTAGTACCCCATCAGGACCTCCTGCTTCTTTAAATAGTTCAACAAGTCGATTGGCAAGCATTGGGGTACGCTCTGAAGGTTTGAGTATAAAGGTATTTCCACAAGCAATGGCAAGTGGGAACATCCATAGGGGTACCATCATCGGAAAATTAAATGGTGTAATGCCTCCCACAACCCCGAGTGGGTAGCGATACATACTTGAATCGATTTCTTCGGCGATATTGGACAGGGATTCTCCCATCATCAAAGTGGGAGCTCCTGCTGCAAATTCCACACATTCTAACCCTCGCTGCACTTCACCATGTGCTTCTTTGTATGCCTTTCCATTTTCCAACACAATTAATTTTGCAAGTTCATCGTGATGTTTCGATAAGAGATGATGGTAGGCATATAGAATTCTCGCACGCTTTGGTACAGGGGTGTTTTTCCACGTTTTAAACGCTGCTTGAGCTGCTTCTACAGCATCCTCCACATCACTTTTTGTAGAGATTGGAACTTTAGCAAGGCACTCATTTGTGGCCGGATTAATGACCTCATGCTGTTCATTTCCTTTAGAGTCCACCCATACGCCATTAATAAAATTTTGTAGGACAACCGTTTTGTTTGAAGTTAAAGTCACAACTCTTCCTCCTCCTTTTTGGAAATTATGAAAAGGGTCTTACGACTATTATCTGACAAATCAAAAAGTCTTTCATTAGACAAAGTGTAAAACGAATTGTATGTATTAGCTAACATTTTGCTACCAAAAGAAAAAGTGCTGACCTCTAAAAAGATCGCACTTTACTTTCTCCCTCTGGATACCCAGAAGTTGTATGAAGATATTCATAGACCATTACCATAAACTCGATGACTAGCCGTTTTTCTGGGTTCATGAAGTCTTCTCCTAAAAGACTTTCAAGCTTCTGAATGCGGTGATAGAGTGTTTGTCTAACAATAAAAAGCTTGCTTGCGGTTTCTTTTTTTGAACCATTACAGGAAAGATAGACTTTTAGCGTTTCTAGCAATTTCCCATTATGTTTTTTGTCATAAAGAATGACTGGCTCTAAATACTCCATTACAAATTCCCGGAGATCATGCTGCCTTTGCATGAAGGAAATAAGACGATAAATATGGAGTTCTTCAAAACAGGAAAAAACTTCTCCTTTTAATAGTTGCTCTTGAATTTGCAATGCCTCCCAGGCAGATTGAAAACTCTTGGAAAGCTGATCAAGAGGCTGCACATATTTTCCTGCAGCTAGTCGAAGCGTGGGATTCCCTTTTTTATCCTTCTGCTTATCAAGCAGCGCTTTAACTCCTTCCTTCATACTTTCTTTCCAGCTCTTTTCTTCCCTGCTATGTAACATGATGATGGTTAGGGTATTTTTCATCTCAGTGAAAAACAAAGTAAAGCCGAGCTTTTCAAAGGTCGATCGAAATAAAAGGGTCAAGTAGGTTTTATCCAATGAGGGAGCTTGTGGGTCTCCTTTTCTGCAAAGCAGCACCATCCCGCTCTTTTGAAAAAAGCTATCATTTCTACCAAGAAAATTTCGAATCGCCTCCTTTGTCTGCCCGCCTTCCAACCAGCTTCTTAGCCATTCACTTTCTTCTAATCTTCTTTTTTCTTCTACGTATAATCCTCGTAATATATGTTGCGCAAGCGCCGTTACTGTCCTGTCTATCAACAGATGGTCATAATCTGTTAAAACTCTTGTTTCTGATAAGAAATGAATCATTCCATGTTGCTTTTCCATTACATAAACCGGCTGTCTCCAATAATACTCGGTAGTAGCTGGAGAATGCGTGTGGCAGAGGTATTTTTTTCGATCATGAATCGGAACATCTGGGATAAAGATTTTCTCCTTGTTGCTATATTCAAAAATCACCTGAACTTCAAGATGTTCTTGTAGGTAGGTGAGGATTTCATTTTCATGAGTAAGTGTAAGTAGCTTTTTATTAAGCTTTTGCGAGTAGTTTTCTAGCTGGGTGATTTTTTGATACTGATGATTAATTAGTACAGAATGAATTTCCTGTGTAATGTCAACAAAGGACACTTCTTGATGGAAAAGGATAAGAGGAAATTGTGCATTATTTGCTAAGTGAA
Proteins encoded:
- the alaS gene encoding alanine--tRNA ligase, whose amino-acid sequence is MKKLTSAEVRQMFLDFFKEKGHAVEPSASLVPHEDPSLLWINSGVATLKKYFDGRVIPPNPRICNAQKSIRTNDIENVGKTARHHTFFEMLGNFSIGEYFKKEAIDWAWEFLTSDQWIGFDEEKLSVTIHPEDEEAYKYWNEVIGVPAERIIRLEGNFWDIGEGPSGPNTEIFYDRGESYGNDANDPELYPGGENERYLEIWNLVFSEFNHNPDHTYTPLPKKNIDTGMGLERMVSVIQDVPTNFDTDLFIPIIEATESVSGEKYRKDHEKDVAFKVIADHIRTVTFAVGDGALPSNEGRGYVLRRLLRRAVRYAKQLGINRPFMFELVPVVAEIMVDFYPEVKEKQEFIQRVVKTEEERFHETLNEGLAILSTVISKAKEEGRTVISGSDVFRLYDTYGFPVELTEEYVEEDGMTLDHPGFEKEMEMQRERARAARQDSSSMQIQSGVLGEIRSESSFVGYNQLTVESTLSVIVKNGELVDTAGAGEEVQIILSETPFYAESGGQVADHGYLATESGRGFVKDVQKAPNGQNLHTVIVEEGELHREQAVKAEVHAQNRAQIVKNHTATHLLHQALKDVLGTHVNQAGSLVTSERMRFDFSHFGQVTQEEMERIEAIVNEKIWASINVVIENKSITEAKEMGAMALFGEKYGDIVRVVQVDNYSIELCGGCHVSNTSAIGLFKIVSESGIGAGTRRIEAVTGEGAYRLMNDQVQLLKEAAGKLKTKPQDVSSRIDALLIDLKELQRENQSLSAKLGNIEASSLSSKAKDVNGVTMLVSKVAGTDMNNLRTMVDDLKTKLESGIIVLASVQDGKVNISAGVTKDLIEKGYHAGKVVKEVATRCGGGGGGRPDMAQAGGKNPEQVDSALQYVEEWIKSV
- a CDS encoding AI-2E family transporter, with amino-acid sequence MEKQKKWLLRLGTLLLVMIILYVFMKLSPLWQPILRVVFVISIPFFISIFITYLLHPVVEKTHNRGVPRPVAILVIYLLFFGSLGLGLYHGIPVIIKQFRELSDNFPQYAETYSTWIKQIHKSTATWPDGVHTKVDQTFNEFEAMLSNLMTKIVKGLKGILNSFFILIVIPFIVFYLLKDYDQVKKTIWYLTPRKWREGGIAFLKDVDLSLGSYIRGQLTVCLLIGVLASASLWISGMKYALVLGVIIGITNVIPYFGPIIGAFPAVIIALTMSFKMVIIVVVIIFGLQFVEGNILSPLIVGKSLHIHPVFIILALLIGGEVAGVVGLILAVPVFAILKVTLTHVSAHFIKH
- a CDS encoding aspartate aminotransferase family protein; its protein translation is MGKINQTENLLAQDDRFVWHSMKPYTPDATMVIKEAKGAWITDIDGKQYLDGMAGLWCVNAGYGRTELAEAAYEQLKELAYFPLTQSHVPAIKLAEKLNEWLEDDYVIFFSNSGSEANETAFKIARQYHAQKGESDRYKIVSRYRSYHGNTMGSLAATGQAQRKYKYEPLAPGFVHIPPPDTYRMEDGHLENTMKMRCVTDVDQVMTWELSETIAAMIMEPIITGGGILTPPETYMRDVHDICKKHGALLIVDEVICGFGRTGKKFGFMNYGVQPDIITMAKGITSAYLPLSATAVKKEIYEQFKGSQEYDYLRHVNTFGGSPAACALALKNLEILESERLMERSAEKGAILLSELKSRLSNHPNVGDVRGKGLLIGIELVKDKATKEPIEIGKTNEVIGYCKKKGLLIGKNGATVAGYNNVLTLSPPLTITDDDLQFMIQTVGEALSQLK
- a CDS encoding CoA-acylating methylmalonate-semialdehyde dehydrogenase, with the translated sequence MTLTSNKTVVLQNFINGVWVDSKGNEQHEVINPATNECLAKVPISTKSDVEDAVEAAQAAFKTWKNTPVPKRARILYAYHHLLSKHHDELAKLIVLENGKAYKEAHGEVQRGLECVEFAAGAPTLMMGESLSNIAEEIDSSMYRYPLGVVGGITPFNFPMMVPLWMFPLAIACGNTFILKPSERTPMLANRLVELFKEAGGPDGVLNIVHGAHDVVNGLLDHGAVKAISFVGSQPVAKYVYETAAKNGKRVQALSGAKNHHVVMPDANVEKAAQHILTSAFGSAGQRCMACSAVVVVGTNEKFVEELKAKANELSIGNGMDEDVLLTAVIRDSHREKVLGFITQGISEGASLIRDGRKEMEEHSEGNFLGPTIFDHVTPEMTIAKEEIFAPVLSLLRAKDLDEALSHIEKSRFGNGATIYTKDAKAVRQFREEADAGMIGVNVGVPATMAFFPFSGWKDSFYGDLHVNGKDGVNFYTRKKVITSRFDF
- a CDS encoding PucR family transcriptional regulator, producing MKAILSLQEILQNKQFETAKVIAGSKGLHQQVKWVHVVEIAQIEKLLNGHELILSTGVSFGQDIEKFQSFVQQLINCKAAGLCIEKGSYIPEIPPEIIHLANNAQFPLILFHQEVSFVDITQEIHSVLINHQYQKITQLENYSQKLNKKLLTLTHENEILTYLQEHLEVQVIFEYSNKEKIFIPDVPIHDRKKYLCHTHSPATTEYYWRQPVYVMEKQHGMIHFLSETRVLTDYDHLLIDRTVTALAQHILRGLYVEEKRRLEESEWLRSWLEGGQTKEAIRNFLGRNDSFFQKSGMVLLCRKGDPQAPSLDKTYLTLLFRSTFEKLGFTLFFTEMKNTLTIIMLHSREEKSWKESMKEGVKALLDKQKDKKGNPTLRLAAGKYVQPLDQLSKSFQSAWEALQIQEQLLKGEVFSCFEELHIYRLISFMQRQHDLREFVMEYLEPVILYDKKHNGKLLETLKVYLSCNGSKKETASKLFIVRQTLYHRIQKLESLLGEDFMNPEKRLVIEFMVMVYEYLHTTSGYPEGESKVRSF